The proteins below come from a single Staphylococcus sp. MI 10-1553 genomic window:
- a CDS encoding ATP synthase subunit I produces MNRFYQMFQPFLTYYATILAVLLILYSLDVQKPIVLGLIVGTIASIVNTCIFEYYLWRSKRFTAEPISTGNGWRYLIAILACVIWVLFQAQIHILGVLIGLMVSYVLMVFRPLLKKE; encoded by the coding sequence ATGAATCGCTTTTATCAAATGTTTCAGCCGTTTTTAACATATTACGCTACGATTTTAGCAGTGCTATTAATCCTCTATTCATTAGACGTGCAAAAACCGATTGTACTTGGGCTCATCGTAGGGACGATAGCATCTATAGTGAATACGTGCATTTTTGAATATTATTTGTGGCGATCAAAGCGTTTCACAGCAGAACCTATTTCAACGGGTAATGGTTGGCGCTATCTTATCGCAATATTGGCATGTGTCATATGGGTACTATTTCAAGCGCAAATACATATACTCGGCGTGCTTATAGGATTGATGGTTTCATATGTGTTAATGGTTTTTCGTCCTTTGTTAAAGAAGGAATAA